The following proteins are co-located in the Tachysurus vachellii isolate PV-2020 chromosome 17, HZAU_Pvac_v1, whole genome shotgun sequence genome:
- the mrm3b gene encoding rRNA methyltransferase 3B, mitochondrial yields MAALMRCMRSVCRKLEPALMLRQSTSFSSSCFEEDLMNLKSGEKHVQDDEGAEGRIHVCCPSALESTPEDKLRNAGHKHRDTTRKVSQSRRETQTSTRPTSALSPKVHVESLRYEKAKCDDKRVIRLVHLARSKKLREQQGKILLEGRRLIAEALEAGASPLAVFFSAMERLQELPVNKLAQASLVKVKLEDVQIWPDHDAKIDMIAVFKRPEASQMCFPEERCGKPLPLTLICDNLRDPGNLGVTLRCAAAAGCHSVLLSTGCVDVWEPKVLRAGLGAHFRLPMIPNLSWTNIQTLLPPNAIVHVADNSGVSETEPELAGASQRAKKAGDYGWTSSRRISRKAYCEDEDEEEEVGGARQEVGPGLKTQPYHSNWTGSHVAVVIGGETHGLSLEALRLAEETKGRRLFIPMVRGVDSLNAAMAASVLLFEGRRQLSES; encoded by the exons ATGGCGGCGCTCATGCGGTGCATGAGAAGTGTGTGTAGGAAGCTAGAACCAGCTCTGATGTTAAGACAATCTAcaagtttttcttcttcatgtttCGAGGAGGACTTAATGAACCTGAAGTCAGGAGAGAAACACGTGCAGGATGATGAAGGCGCAGAGGGACGCATACACGTGTGCTGTCCTTCAGCACTGGAGTCCACGCCGGAGGACAAGCTCAGAAATGCGGGTCACAAGCACAGAGACACGACGAGGAAAGTGTCACAGTCACGTCGTGAGACACAAACGAGCACACGACCAACTTCCGCTTTGTCTCCCAAAGTCCATGTGGAAAGTTTGCGCTATGAGAAAGCGAAGTGTGATGACAAGAGAGTGAT ACGTTTAGTGCATTTAGCTCGTTCGAAGAAGCTTCGTGAGCAACAAGGCAAAATTCTCCTGGAAGGAAGACGTCTGATTGCTGAGGCCCTGGAGGCAGGGGCTTCGCCACTCGCTGTCTTCTTCAGTGCGATGGAGAGACTTCAGGAGCTTCCTGTAAACAAACTCGCACAAGCCAGCTTGGTCAAGGTCAAGCTGGAGGACGTCCAAATCTGGCCAGATCATGACGCCAAAATCGACATGATAG CTGTCTTCAAGCGTCCAGAGGCGTCCCAGATGTGCTTCCCCGAGGAAAGGTGTGGGAAGCCGTTGCCTTTGACGCTCATCTGTGACAATTTACGGGATCCGGGGAACCTCGGTGTGACGTTGCGCTGTGCCGCCGCCGCTGGATGCCACAGTGTGCTCCTCAGTACAG GTTGTGTGGATGTCTGGGAGCCCAAGGTTCTCCGTGCCGGCCTGGGTGCCCACTTTCGCCTTCCCATGATCCCAAATCTATCCTGGACTAATATTCAGACTCTCCTTCCTCCAAACGCGATCGTCCACGTAGCTGACAACTCGGGCGTCTCCGAGACCGAGCCGGAACTCGCAGGAGCATCTCAGCGGGCGAAAAAAGCCGGAGACTACGGATGGACGAGCAGCCGGCGTATCTCCAGGAAAGCTTATTGTGAAGAcgaggatgaagaggaagaggtgGGCGGAGCTAGGCAGGAGGTAGGACCGGGTTTAAAGACGCAGCCTTATCATTCGAACTGGACTGGCAGCCATGTGGCTGTCGTGATTGGTGGAGAGACTCACGGTTTGAGCCTGGAAGCCTTGCGGTTGGCCGAGGAGACGAAGGGGCGGAGATTATTCATCCCCATGGTGCGAGGAGTGGACAGTCTGAATGCCGCCATGGCTGCGAGCGTGCTGCTGTTTGAGGGGAGGAGACAACTGAGTGAGAGCTGA
- the rskrb gene encoding LOW QUALITY PROTEIN: ribosomal protein S6 kinase-related protein (The sequence of the model RefSeq protein was modified relative to this genomic sequence to represent the inferred CDS: substituted 1 base at 1 genomic stop codon), translating into MKFFFQSKEVNVMGANGSKSSKNLLQHKDESHRSSRWRGFLSSLGVSVPLDLHIRSRHMIQDKTASVPEYVLSSLPVPEKLHMEWSLPTFINMFLPEFPHRSIRGHEHFQILGYIAKGSFGPILKVKDKSKQKTYAVKVIPKSEILRLGVLDQSKEEVIVQRQVCHPFVHDLQDCWQTQHHLYIMCDYCSTGDLYTYWLMIGHFGEDALKVFAAELGSALGFLHDFGIIHRDVKMENVLLSDQGHLRLADFGLSRRLEHGGRAFTICGTIQYMAPEVLSGGPYSHAADWWSLGILLFALATGKFPVPPESDHCCMLRKVRCFSYEMPTSFSPPFALLLTELLCKTPTRRLRTLERFKRQTFFRGTPFDSQLLQKSPVELIMELKKRPDRPAKACRGLALEPFPDFEFDCDFHRVSSSSSELLETLEQXQVSQGKSQRAFL; encoded by the exons atgaagtttttttttcagagcaaAGAAGTGAATGTAATGGGCGCCAATGGGAGCAAGAGCAGTAAG AATCTACTGCAGCATAAGGACGAAAGTCACCGCTCATCTAGATGGCGTGGCTTCCTATCCAGTTTGGGTGTCTCTGTTCCTTTAGACCTGCACATCAGGTCACGGCACATGATTCAGGACAAGACAGCATCCGTCCCAGAGTATGTTCTGTCTTCATTACCCGTCCCTGAGAAACTACACATGGAGTGGAGCCTCCCCACTTTTATCAACATGTTCTTACCAGAGTTTCCCCACCGCAGCATCCGTGGACATGAGCACTTCCAG ATCCTGGGTTACATCGCCAAAGGATCGTTCGGTCCCATCTTGAAGGTGAAGGATAAGTCAAAACAAAAGACTTATGCAGTGAAG GTTATCCCGAAGTCTGAGATTCTTCGTCTGGGTGTGCTGGACCAGTCTAAGGAAGAGGTGATCGTCCAG CGTCAGGTCTGCCACCCTTTCGTCCACGACCTGCAGGACTGCTGGCAGACCCAGCACCACCTCTATATTA TGTGTGATTACTGCAGTACAGGAGATTTATACACCTACTGGTTGATGATCGGTCACTTCGGAGAGGATGCGCTCAAGGTGTTCGCTGCTGAGCTCGGCTCTGCTCTCG GGTTTCTTCATGATTTTGGAATCATCCACCGTGACGTTAAG aTGGAGAACGTACTTTTGTCAGATCAGG GGCATTTACGCCTGGCTGATTTCGGTTTGTCTCGGAGGCTCGAACATGGAGGAAGGGCATTCACTATATGTGGGACAATTCAGTACATGG CTCCTGAAGTGCTGAGCGGAGGTCCGTACAGCCACGCTGCTGATTGGTGGTCACTTGGGATCCTGCTCTTCGCATTGGCTACCGGCAAG TTTCCTGTTCCTCCCGAGTCAGATCACTGTTGCATGCTGAGGAAGGTGCGCTGCTTCTCCTACGAGATGCCCACAAGCTTCTCTCCTCCGTTCGCCCTTCTGCTGACCGAG CTGCTGTGTAAGACCCCGACACGTCGCCTGCGAACCCTGGAGCGCTTCAAGCGCCAAACCTTTTTCCGTGGGACTCCGTTCGACTCGCAGTTGTTACAAAAAAGCCCAGTGGAGCTGATCATGGAACTGAAGAAGCGGCCCGATCGCCCTGCCAAAGCCTGCCGAGGTCTCGCGCTTGAGCCGTTTCCTGATTTTGAGTTCGACTGCGATTTCCACAGAGTTTCATCCTCCAGCTCAGAACTACTGGAGACCCTCGAGCAATGACAAGTCAGTCAGGGCAAGTCACAGAGAGCATTTTTATAG
- the aldocb gene encoding fructose-bisphosphate aldolase C-B, which yields MTHQYPALTPEQKKELQEIAQRIVAPGKGILAADESTGSMAKRLNPIGVENTEENRRLYRQLLFTADERIDKCIGGVIFFHETLYQNTDDGTNFTKLIKDRGIVVGIKVDKGVVPLAGTNGETTTQGLDGLSERCAQYKKDGADFAKWRCVLKISETTPSELAIMENANVLARYASICQQNGIVPIVEPEILPDGDHDLKRCQYVTEKVLAACYKALSDHHVYLEGTLLKPNMVTAGHACPTKFSSEEIAMATVTALRRTVPPAVTGVTFLSGGQSEEEASVNLNAINNCPLTKPWALTFSYGRALQASALGAWRGLKENTKAATEEFIKRAEANGLAAKGKYVSSGTGGAAAQSLYVANHAY from the exons ATGACACATCAGTACCCAGCACTCACCCCCGAGCAGAAGAAAGAGCTGCAGGAAATCGCCCAGCGCATCGTCGCGCCCGGCAAAGGCATCCTCGCTGCGGACGAGTCCACAG GCAGCATGGCCAAGCGCCTGAACCCCATCGGTGTTGAGAACACGGAAGAGAACCGCCGTCTGTACCGCCAGCTCCTCTTCACGGCGGACGAGCGCATCGACAAGTGCATCGGCGGCGTCATCTTCTTCCACGAGACGCTTTACCAGAACACAGACGACGGCACTAATTTCACCAAGTTGATCAAGGACAGGGGCATTGTAGTGGGCATTAag GTCGACAAAGGTGTCGTTCCTCTGGCAGGAACCAACGGAGAAACCACGACTCAGG GGCTGGACGGCCTGTCTGAACGCTGCGCTCAGTATAAGAAGGACGGCGCTGACTTCGCCAAGTGGCGTTGTGTGCTGAAGATCAGCGAGACCACTCCCTCAGAACTGGCCATCATGGAGAACGCCAATGTCCTGGCTCGCTATGCCAGCATCTGCCAGCAG AACGGCATCGTGCCCATCGTGGAGCCCGAGATCCTGCCTGATGGAGATCATGACCTCAAGCGCTGCCAGTACGTCACAGAGAAG GTTCTCGCCGCCTGCTACAAGGCTCTGTCCGACCATCACGTCTACCTGGAGGGCACGCTGCTCAAACCCAACATGGTGACCGCCGGACACGCCTGCCCCACCAAATTCTCCAGTGAGGAGATCGCCATGGCAACAGTCACTGCCCTGCGCCGCACCGTTCCTCCAGCAGTCACGg gcGTCACCTTCCTCTCTGGAGGCCAGAGCGAAGAGGAGGCATCCGTTAACCTGAACGCCATCAACAACTGCCCCCTGACCAAGCCGTGGGCGCTCACCTTCTCCTACGGCCGTGCTCTGCAGGCTTCAGCCCTCGGCGCCTGGCGCGGGCTCAAGGAGAACACGAAAGCTGCCACAGAGGAGTTCATCAAGCGTGCTGAG GCTAACGGTCTGGCCGCTAAGGGAAAGTACGTGTCCAGCGGAACCGGCGGAGCCGCAGCGCAGTCTCTGTACGTGGCCAACCACgcctactaa